The Undibacterium cyanobacteriorum genomic sequence GCCAAATCGATGGCGTTTGCCGTTTGGCCTGGTTGGGTATCAGACATGATAAAAAGCCATAAAAAAGGACGGTCGTGCTTGAAGTCGCACGGGCTGCGCATGGTGGCACCGGCAGGCACCGTCATACCTCATCATAGTTTTTGAGATTGAGAAATTCAAAACCAAAAAACGATGCTGAAAAAATAATAAGGAATTATGCGCGATTCGACCCTGTTCGAGCAAGGTAAGTTTCATTGCCGAAGTGGTGTTGGGATGAAGAGGCGGCGTTCTGTGTATGAGCGACTGAAAGACGAGCTTCGTCATGCGCTTCCTTATTGCACTTACATGAGTTCTTGTTCTTTGTATTGTTCTTTGATGACCAAAATATCTGGCAGCTGCGACAAGAAAAGATCGACCAAGCGCGGGTCGAAATGTTTGCCCTTTTCGGCTTCGAGTAGTGCCACCGCTTCTTCCACGCTCCAAGCTTTCTTGTAGGGACGTACTGACGTTAGTGCATCGAAAACATCAGCGATGGCGACGATGCGGGCCTCGATGGGGATGGCTTCGCCGCTGGCACGATGCGGATAACCGCTACCATCGAATTTTTCATGATGATAGAGTGCGATCAATCGGGCCATTTTGAGTAATGGTGAATCATGTTCACCAAGAATTTCCGCGCCCATGATCACGTGTTTTTGCATCAACTGCCATTCGTCTTGATCGAGCTTTCCTGGTTTTAAGAGAACATGATCTGGGGTGCCAATCTTGCCGATGTCGTGCATCGGTGCCGCATTAAATAGTAAGTCTGCCATTTCATCGCCAAATCCCGCTGCCAGCGCCAAGATGCGCGAATAGTGACTCATGCGTATCACGTGTAATCCGGTTTCATTGTCGCGATATTCGGCGGCGCGACCCAAGCATTGAATGATTTGCAAGCGGGTGCGATGTAACTCATCGGCTCGCACGAGTGATAAATGCGTTTTGACGCGGGCTTTCACAATCGGTGGACTGACAGGCTTGGTAATGTAGTCCACTGCGCCAGCTTCGAAACCAGCCGATTCATCGCTAACTTCGCTCAGAGCTGTGACGAAAATAACTGGGATGTCTTGTGTCACTGTGTTCGCCTTTAAGTGACGGCAGGTTTCTAGACCTGTCATGCCGGGCATCATAACATCCAGCAAAATCAAATGAGGAGTTTCTTCTTGCGCGAGTTTGAGGGCTTTCTCCCCATCCAAGGCGAACAACAGGCGATAGTCGTCTTGCAAGACTTGACGCAAGATTTGTAGGTTACTTGCGGCATCATCGACGACTAAGATCTTGGGACGGTGATCAAGACTACTCATGCCTTTGTCCTTTTTTGAAACATGCTCTTAAAGCAAGTTGGCGCGAATGGCGAATCTGGTGTGGGTTGACTTCATTTGCTGAATTCGGCGATCAAGGCACGCGCGGCGTCGAAGTCGAACGCATTCACAAGGTGATCGAGTTTAGCAAAATCTGTCGCACTAAGGTGATTTTGTAGTGCATTCAACGCAGCTTCATTGAACTCGCCATGCCGTAGCGATTGGTCAAGTTCTTGTAAGTGGCGGCGACTGATTTCTGGATCGACAGCTTTGTCAGTATGAGCTCCTTGCAGCGCGCTGCCCTGCGCGGCTGTATCGATCACCGCGAGACTCTCGGCGAGATGATTGAATTCATCGGCAACTTGGTTAATCTGCGTCTGCCATTGCGGATCCATTGCTGCCGAGTTGGGATCAGTGTTCAAGGCGCCGAGCTCCATTTGTCCTAAAAGTTGTGTGATGCGTGGCAATGCGAGATTGGCGGCTGCGCCTTTCAGCTTATGCAGCAGAGCAGCCAGCTCGGAATAGCCGTGTTTTTCGTCGACTGCATTGTATTCCTGCAGACGACCGGCACCGAGCTCAGACTTTCGGTGTGCATTAAGTTCGATGAGATTGATGATGTCCCTTAATTGTTGCGCACTGTCGCCAAACTCTTGTTGGAACTGACGCAAAGCTTGTTGATAGCGCTGTTCGCTGCCCCACAGTTGTCGTCCCTTATTCCAATCGATTACAGAACCTTGCAGAACGCTACCGACAAGTGTGCTGTTGGGTATTGCTTCTGGCGACACAGCAGGTAATTCGATGTCCAAATTTAAGAGGCGTGCAATCTCTAGGTTGAGCTTGGCTAATTCGACTGGCTTGTGAACGAAGCCATCCATGCCCGCATCAAGCGCAGCTTGTACGTCCTCCTGCAAAACACTGGCGGAGAGCGCGATGATGGGAGTGCGTTTAGTTTGTTGTTCTTGTTCGTGTTGGCGAATGGCATGACTGGCCTCGAGCCCGTTCATGACAGGCATTTGTACGTCCATCAAAATAATGTCAAAACTTTGGCGGGTGGCAGCTTTGTATGCTTCTTGACCATTGGCGACGGTGAGAAGTTGATGCGCATCGCGTTGCAATAGAAGTTGCAAGAGCTCCAAATTTTGCGGAACATCGTCTGCCGCCAAAATCTTTAACGGCGGTAATCTCAGCAAGGGTGTTTCAGTCACAACACTGACCTGATGACCCAAGCTAAGCGGCAGTTCAACATAAAAGCGACTTCCCTGACCAAGTTCGCTCTCCACCCAAATGCGACCATGCATGAGTTCGATCAATTGTTTGGAGATACTCGTTCCCAAACCTGTGCCGCCAAAACGTCGACTCATGGAGGCGTCGGCTTGTGCGAAGGGATTGAAAATATGATCGATACGATCGGGAGCGATGCCAATTCCAGTATCGACCACGCACAAGCGAACTAGCTTGCCATCGAACTCGACTTCTAGGCGTACCTGACCGCGCTCGGTAAATTTGATGGCGTTCCCCACCAGATTGATCAGTATTTGTTGGATGCGCAAGGCATCGCCTTTGAAGAACTCGGCGGTGTCGTTGGCGTAATCCAAGATCAAGGGCAGATTTTTGTGTTGTGCATTGACGCGCAAACTCGCTAAGACATGCATACAGACTTCACGCAAAGAGAAGTCGGCGATTTCTAGTTCAACCGCACCGCGTTCTAATTTAGCGGTATCGAGAATATCGTTGAGCAGACTCAATAAGGAACGGGCCGAGTTGCGTACCGTGGTCAGATGACGTCTCTGTGTGTCGGTGACAGGGTCATTCAACAACACATCCGTGAAGCCAAGAATCGCATTCATCGGCGTGCGAATTTCATGACTCATATTGGCAAGGAAGGTATTCTTCGCCGCCGCCGCATATTCCGCTTTGGCCTTGGCCTCGCGCAAATCCTGTTCCATGGCATGGCGTTCCGAAAGATCGCTGGCAAATTTGATGATTTTGTACGGGCGTCCTTCCGGATCGAAAATAGGGTTGTAACTACCGTGTATCCAAATTTCTTGGCCTTGTTTGCCGTAGCGTTTGAACTCACCTGACGTATAGATACCACGACGGAGATTCTCCCAAAAATCGAGATAGGATTTATTCGTATCGATGCCAGGTTCACATAAGATGGAGTGGTGACGCCCTTGCAATTCATCGAGCGTGTAACCGGTCATCTTCAGAAAATTGGCATTGGCGTCGAGGATGGTGCCGAATAGGTCGAATTCAATTACGGCCAGTGAACGACCAATTGCGTTGACGACGCCTTCGAATTCTGCATTGCGGCGCTTACTATCGGTGAGGTCAGTAATGAAGCCAACAAACAAGGTTTCGTTTTGTAGGCTAGCTTCACCGAGACCGAGTCGTAAAGGGAACGTGCTGCGATCTTTGCGTAAGCCAATGAGCTCGCGTCCCGACCCAATAATTTTCGCTTGCCCCGTACGCAGATAGTCTTGGATATACCCGTCATGTTGGCCGCGCTGCGGTTCTGGCATCAAGACGCGAATATTTTGTCCCAGTACTTCCTTTGCCTGCCAACCGAACATGCGCTCTGCGGCGCTATTGAAGTCGCGAATGATGCCTAGACTGTCGATCGTAATGATGCCATCAACCGCAGTCTCAACGATGGTTCGGGTTCTCGCCTCAGTCTGCACCATGCGGCGATAGATACTACGATAGCGCAGCAGCGCATTGCCAGCGCCAGTCACTAAGATCGCGAGCGTCGTAATTCCTGCAATCGAGATCGCTAAGTCCACATTTTCGACGGCTTCTTGGGTGGAATTGGGATTCACCAAAAAATGGGTGGCCTTCATCCCAGTGTAATGCATCCCGCTGATAGCGATACCGACCACAGTGCCGCTCAGGATATCGATGCGCCGAGAGGACCAAGTTTGGCGGGCAGTCAGCTCGAAACGTAGCCATAAAGCAGAGATCGAAAGTACCACCGCAACCACAATCGATACCGCAAAAATCAAGGGATCGAAACGCAACATCAATGACTTGTGCACCGCTGCCATGCCACTATAGTGCATCACACCGATGCCTGCGCCGACGAGCACACCGCTAATCACCAGTTGCCAGCGTGTCACACGCTCTTTGGCGATGAGCAGCAGGGCCACCCAAGAAGCTAAGAAGCTCGGCAACATCGACAGCACCGTAATGCCTTTATCGTAGCTGGCGGTGCTGCAGACGCTGAAGGCGAGCATACCGATGAAGTGCATCGACCATACTCCGGAGCCCAATACAAAAGCACCTGAGGCAAGATAAGTCTGGCGATTCAAATGTCCTTTGTCGGAACGCGCCATATTCGCCAATTGAAAAGCCATGATGCCGGCCAGAATGGCGACAAACAAGGAGAGAGCGACTAAGGGGAGGTCATAACGTCCACTAAGTAGAGGCAGCGAGGAACTCGAACTCAAGAAAAAATCATCTAGGTGCATAAATCGATCCGCGCAAAGAACTCAAAAAGGACGGCAAGAATGTGTTTGATGATGGAGCCTAAGTTTGAGCTCAGGTTGTGGCCCAAACACAGGATGGCGCTTTCTTGCTTTTTGGAAATTGATTCTAGACGTAAGAGCAAGAGCTCGCAATCTCTTTCCAAGCTTGTCCCAGATTTCTCGTTAACGTAAGCCCAAATGCGCCATGTCGACTGTGGTTTTGTATCGAGGAGGGAAAGGATCAGTGCTTGAGAGCAGTGGAGTGTAGTGGAAATGCTGCGGTGCGCAATAGGGGCTTGTGTTTATGAATCGACCTTTCTAAAATACGCTCGGGTGCGCATTCATGGGAATGCAGCAGGTTAGCGACGGTCGGGCCGCCTCGCGTGAAAGCTGACTGACTATGAACCCCATTGCGCCTGTCGGCGTGGCCGACGCTGTTTCTCCATCGTTTCTTCTTTTTTTCATTTCTCATCTCGCTCTGATCTCGGCACAGCTCTTTTGCTTAGTGCACTGGTGGCGTTTTTGGTCCGCCCGAATCGGGTGTTTCATGATGTCACGCAAGTTCGAACTTGCCTTCGGATTGATTGTGATTGCCTTTGAATATCGGCCAGAGCGTTGGGATAGTCACCAGCAAAATGTGCTTGGTGTCGATTTGGATCAGGATGCTTCGACGCGACTGTGGTCGAATGTGGAATGCATCACACAATGGCTAATGGGCAGTTTTTGAGAGTGTGATCGATGCGGGTGAGCGAGTGGTTAAGTGCTACTTGATGCTGGGGCAAGCGCTGAGCGGAAACGCCCTGAACTAGCGAAGATCCAGTGCGACCAACCTTTCGATCTCAGACCATTCGGCATCAGTGAATAATCGTGATCGCGTGTGAAAGGCTTTGCCGGTATTTCCTTCAAGGGAAAAAGTACCGCCGTGCCCATCGATGACGTCGAGTATCAGTTGTGTATGCTTCCAATATTCATATTGTTGTTTGCCGATGTAAAAGGGGACTCCACCGACTTCACCTAATTTAACGTCGTAAGGACCAATCGTCAGATCGCTGGGCAGATAACAGTTGGCGGCGCTATTGTCACAACAGCCGCCAGATTGGTGGAACATCAGTTGCCCATACTGCGCCTTTAGTTCACGGATTAGTTGCAAGGCGGCTTCAGTGGCGATCACACGTTCAACCATGATGGAATCCTCGATGAGTGAAATAACATGCAAAAATCTGCCGGCGCATTGTTGTGGTCTAGGCGAATAGCTTCAACAAAATAGCTTCAACAAAATAGCTTCAACAAAATAGCTTCAACAAAATAGCTTCAACAAAACTGCAGCAGACCTCGTCAAACCGATTGAAGTCTGCTGCATATTCTTCTTAGAAGAAGCCCAGCTTATTTTCGCTATAGCTGACCAACAAATTCTTGGTTTGTTGATAGTGGTCTAACATCATCTTGTGTGTTTCGCGACCGATGCCGGATTCCTTGTAGCCACCAAACGCGGCATGCGCTGGATAAGCGTGATAGCAGTTGGTCCACACGCGACCTGCTTTGATCGCGCGCCCCATGCGATAGGCAAGGTTGCCGTTGCGAGTCCATACACCCGCGCCGAGTCCATACAAAGTATCGTTGGCGATGGCCAGTGCTTCGGCTTCGTCTTTGAAGGTTGTAACCGCTAACACGGGACCAAAAATCTCTTCTTGGAAAATCCGCATTTTGTTGTGACCTTTGAACAGAGTCGGTTGCACATAATAGCCACCTGCCAAATCACCACCGAGCTGGGCTTGCGCACCGCCCGCCAAGACTTCGGCACCTTCTTGTTTGCCGAGATCGAGATAGGACAAGATTTTGGTCAACTGTTCTTTTGAAGCTTGCGCGCCCATCATGCTATCGGTGTCGAGCGGGTTGGCGTGCTTGATCGCAGCCACACGTTGCAATACGCGCTCCATAAATTTTTCGTAGATGCTTTCGTGAATCAGCGCACGCGATGGGCAAGTACACACTTCACCTTGGTTGAACGCGAATAAGACCAAACCTTCAATGGCTTTATCGAGGAAGGCATCGTCTTTATCCATCACGTCGGCAAAGAAAATATTGGGCGATTTGCCACCCAGTTCAAGTGTGGCGGGAATCAAGTTATTGGCCGCGGCTTGAGCAATCACGCGCCCCGTTGAAGTCGATCCAGTGAAAGCGATCTTGGCAATGCGTTTGCTATTGGCGAGCGGCATGCCGGCTTCGCGACCAAAGCCATTGACGATATTGAGTACGCCTGGCGGTAATAGATCACCTATGATTTCCAGCATAATGAGAATAGAAATTGGTGTCGACTCGGCAGGTTTGAGGACCACGCAGTTACCTGCGCCGAGAGCTGGTGCGAGTTTCCACGCAGCCATCAAGATCGGGAAATTCCAAGGAATAATTTGACCAACGACGCCCAGTGGTTCGTGGAAATGGTAAGCAACGGTATTGT encodes the following:
- a CDS encoding response regulator; this encodes MSSLDHRPKILVVDDAASNLQILRQVLQDDYRLLFALDGEKALKLAQEETPHLILLDVMMPGMTGLETCRHLKANTVTQDIPVIFVTALSEVSDESAGFEAGAVDYITKPVSPPIVKARVKTHLSLVRADELHRTRLQIIQCLGRAAEYRDNETGLHVIRMSHYSRILALAAGFGDEMADLLFNAAPMHDIGKIGTPDHVLLKPGKLDQDEWQLMQKHVIMGAEILGEHDSPLLKMARLIALYHHEKFDGSGYPHRASGEAIPIEARIVAIADVFDALTSVRPYKKAWSVEEAVALLEAEKGKHFDPRLVDLFLSQLPDILVIKEQYKEQELM
- a CDS encoding PAS domain S-box protein — translated: MHLDDFFLSSSSSLPLLSGRYDLPLVALSLFVAILAGIMAFQLANMARSDKGHLNRQTYLASGAFVLGSGVWSMHFIGMLAFSVCSTASYDKGITVLSMLPSFLASWVALLLIAKERVTRWQLVISGVLVGAGIGVMHYSGMAAVHKSLMLRFDPLIFAVSIVVAVVLSISALWLRFELTARQTWSSRRIDILSGTVVGIAISGMHYTGMKATHFLVNPNSTQEAVENVDLAISIAGITTLAILVTGAGNALLRYRSIYRRMVQTEARTRTIVETAVDGIITIDSLGIIRDFNSAAERMFGWQAKEVLGQNIRVLMPEPQRGQHDGYIQDYLRTGQAKIIGSGRELIGLRKDRSTFPLRLGLGEASLQNETLFVGFITDLTDSKRRNAEFEGVVNAIGRSLAVIEFDLFGTILDANANFLKMTGYTLDELQGRHHSILCEPGIDTNKSYLDFWENLRRGIYTSGEFKRYGKQGQEIWIHGSYNPIFDPEGRPYKIIKFASDLSERHAMEQDLREAKAKAEYAAAAKNTFLANMSHEIRTPMNAILGFTDVLLNDPVTDTQRRHLTTVRNSARSLLSLLNDILDTAKLERGAVELEIADFSLREVCMHVLASLRVNAQHKNLPLILDYANDTAEFFKGDALRIQQILINLVGNAIKFTERGQVRLEVEFDGKLVRLCVVDTGIGIAPDRIDHIFNPFAQADASMSRRFGGTGLGTSISKQLIELMHGRIWVESELGQGSRFYVELPLSLGHQVSVVTETPLLRLPPLKILAADDVPQNLELLQLLLQRDAHQLLTVANGQEAYKAATRQSFDIILMDVQMPVMNGLEASHAIRQHEQEQQTKRTPIIALSASVLQEDVQAALDAGMDGFVHKPVELAKLNLEIARLLNLDIELPAVSPEAIPNSTLVGSVLQGSVIDWNKGRQLWGSEQRYQQALRQFQQEFGDSAQQLRDIINLIELNAHRKSELGAGRLQEYNAVDEKHGYSELAALLHKLKGAAANLALPRITQLLGQMELGALNTDPNSAAMDPQWQTQINQVADEFNHLAESLAVIDTAAQGSALQGAHTDKAVDPEISRRHLQELDQSLRHGEFNEAALNALQNHLSATDFAKLDHLVNAFDFDAARALIAEFSK
- a CDS encoding DUF779 domain-containing protein; translation: MVERVIATEAALQLIRELKAQYGQLMFHQSGGCCDNSAANCYLPSDLTIGPYDVKLGEVGGVPFYIGKQQYEYWKHTQLILDVIDGHGGTFSLEGNTGKAFHTRSRLFTDAEWSEIERLVALDLR
- the exaC gene encoding acetaldehyde dehydrogenase ExaC, whose product is MIYEAPGSADALIQYKARYDNFINGQWTAPVKGEYFDVITPINGKVYTQAARSSAEDIELALDAAHAAADAWGATPAATRANILLKIADRIEANLERLAYAETVDNGKAIRETLNADIPLTVDHFRYFAGCLRAQEGALSNLDDNTVAYHFHEPLGVVGQIIPWNFPILMAAWKLAPALGAGNCVVLKPAESTPISILIMLEIIGDLLPPGVLNIVNGFGREAGMPLANSKRIAKIAFTGSTSTGRVIAQAAANNLIPATLELGGKSPNIFFADVMDKDDAFLDKAIEGLVLFAFNQGEVCTCPSRALIHESIYEKFMERVLQRVAAIKHANPLDTDSMMGAQASKEQLTKILSYLDLGKQEGAEVLAGGAQAQLGGDLAGGYYVQPTLFKGHNKMRIFQEEIFGPVLAVTTFKDEAEALAIANDTLYGLGAGVWTRNGNLAYRMGRAIKAGRVWTNCYHAYPAHAAFGGYKESGIGRETHKMMLDHYQQTKNLLVSYSENKLGFF